From Streptomyces sp. SAI-135:
TCGCTGAGCAGCGGATACTCCAGGCCCTCCTGCTCCGCGAAGACGCGCAGGGTGTGGATGGAGTCGTTGGAGACGGCGAGCAGCTGGGTGTCGCGGTCCACGAACGAGGGGAGGTTGTCACGCAGCTCGCACAGCTCACCGGTGCACACGCCGGTGAAGGCGAAGGGGTAGAACAGCAGCACGACGTTCTTGCTGCCACGGAAGTCGGACAGCTTCACGGTGCGGCCGTGGTTGTCCTTGAGCTCGAAGTCGGGGGCCTTTTCGCCGACCTGGATCGCCATCGCGCGGATGTCCCTTCGGGGGCTGTTCGAGTGACGCGTCCACCCTACGCAGCGATCACCGCGGGACGGCGGACGGGCCGGTCGCACCGGCCCGTCCGCTCCTCCTGGCTACTTCTTGGACTTGGCCGCCTTGGGCGTCACCAGCCGGCTGCCACTCCAGTCCTTGCCCACACTGACGCTCTTGGAGGCGGACAGGCCTGCCGTCGTCGCGGCTTCGGAGATGTCGCTCGGCTCCACGTAGCCGTCCCGGCCGGTCTTCGGCGTCAGCAACAGGATCGAGCCGCCCTCCTCGATGTACGTGGTGGCGTCCACCAGCACATCGGTCAGGTCGCCGTCCTCGTCACGGAACCAGAGCACC
This genomic window contains:
- a CDS encoding peroxiredoxin; this encodes MAIQVGEKAPDFELKDNHGRTVKLSDFRGSKNVVLLFYPFAFTGVCTGELCELRDNLPSFVDRDTQLLAVSNDSIHTLRVFAEQEGLEYPLLSDFWPHGEVSRAYGVFAEDKGCAVRGTFVIDKEGVVRWTVVNALPDARDLNEYVKALDTL
- a CDS encoding DUF3052 domain-containing protein — its product is MSATADHAETSPAVRLGFQPEQVVQEIGYDDDVDQELREAIEQVIGSDLVDEDYDDVADAVVLWFRDEDGDLTDVLVDATTYIEEGGSILLLTPKTGRDGYVEPSDISEAATTAGLSASKSVSVGKDWSGSRLVTPKAAKSKK